ataataataaaatactacATGTGCAGATAACAAAAAGCACATAGAGTAACTGTCCGCACAGAGCAATCTGCGTGTCTATGTAgcaaaaaatatgtatttattattttttttaaaaacattgtaaATTTTTGATAACAAAGGGAAATGACAGATTATTATAAAAGTGTGGATATTAaactaaaggtttttttttttttgtaaaacggTTTAACAATATTGTCATCATTAATTTAATCactaatattattattagtgtcaTAAACACCATTCGCGGGTAGGAACATGTGCGCTACCACGGTTTATCGTCGGATTGTTTTGGTTGACGTGCACAGCTGCTTACCCCGTGGAACTTCTTAGCTTCAGTAGAAATCATGGCTCAAATTATCCTCTCAATGTGATTTAAACTAAAGAAGGAAATTTAAATTAACCCACTGTTGCACGCAAAGTTGGGACATTAAAAGCGATGAAACTGAAGGAATTAGAAAgctgtctgcagcaggtggacaCATTTGAAGAGCCAAAAATCCTTCTTGAGCAGTATCCAACCAGTGCTCATATTGCAGGTATGACGGTAACAGTGACGATCAGTTGAGCGTGTAACAGCACATATTTTGTATTCATTATTCCCCCCCCCCGCAGCATGTATGCTCTACACAATCCAGAGTACATTTGATGACATTGAGGGTAAACTCGTAGCAGACCTGGGATGTGGCTGCGGAGTCCTCAGCATCGGAGCTGCGATGCTTGACGCAGGGTGAGAGCATTGTTTATAAGTTTAACATAGCCGTGGCTTACTGTAGTCTATTCTCTGCGCTGTATCtatcttttttccttctttctgcaGTTTGTGCGTCGGCTTCGATATTGACGATGACGCTCTGGACATATTCAGAAGAAACGCAGAGGAGTTTGAGATTTCTAACGTGGATTTGATCCAGTGTGACATGTGTCGTCTGGAGCCAGAGGCGTACGCCGAAAAGTTTGACACTGTCATAATGAATCCACCATTTGGGACAAAACACAACCAAGGTGAGCGCATGCCTTAAATTTGAACGGTTTCTTTCTTTACTAATTTTGAAAATCCTCTTATAACTGAAGCACTAGAGACTTAAACCCCCCAGCctaacaaaatgcaaaataacTCAAAGAAATAATACATTTAAGTTTATTCCGTGTTTATGTTATGGTAGTAAGGATTAGCGGCAACTTGTCGTTTGCACAGTTCTTTACTGTTGCAATTATATGTGCACACTACTCTCTTCACTTCATGTGTCCAGCTGTGGAGCGCTGACTGTTTAAAACCtcactactgtgtgtgtgtccacaagTAGCTGATCAGTCCATGAAGTTTAGAATGAACCAACTAGCCCCCAAACAtgcttctttatttcttttaaaccaTTTTGTGCCACAGACAGGCAGTGACGACAGTTTTGTCCACCTGAGCGTCCACTCACCAGCTGCCTAATTTGTCACATCTTTTCGGGCAGGCTGTGCATTTGTAGTCACAGGAGCATCCCTTTAACCCTTCATACAGCCCGTTACttattgttctgttttgtttaagGTATGGACATGAAGTTCCTCCGAGCTGCTTTAACCATGGCAAAGACAGCCGTTTACTCACTTCATAAAATGTCAACACGAGAAGTAAGTTCACCAGCCCCTGACAGTCTCTCAGGTCTCTGAAAGCTGATCTTTTACATCTTACTTAGCAGTTAATTTATCAATGTGACCATTAAATATGAAGCCAAAACTCACATCTCTATCTACAGTATGAATGTTGTGATGCCTGATCTGTTTTTTATGATCCCATTGCAGCACATACAAAAGAAGGCAAATGACTGGGGAGTAAAGATGGAAGTCATAGCAGGTAAGAAAAATAAGgccaatctttttttttctcttctattattaaaatattcaaatattcACTAAATACTTTTATTAAAGAACTGCGATATGACCTGCCAGCATCTTACAAGTTCCACAAAAAGAAATCGGTAAGATTACATCAGACAGTACATGTTCTCCAGCTAAATGTGACACAGGACAGATTTCCCCCATTTTTTGGTAAATGATTTATTTGCAGTCCACAtatgcaaacaacaaattaGCAAAGAAGATATTTTCAATCAGTCAATGTAGGAAAACTAACTCCACACACATTCTAGATGTCACACAGGTCttgcaaaataaactaaaatctCCTGGTGAAATTAAATTATAGTGAAAAAGTTTAAGGTGAATGCAATGCAAAACATCTTCAAAAGAGAAACATGGGTACACAAATAATATAAGAGGCACAGTATTCGGGGACATAAAAGGCTGCAAAATGATGCTTTGAACATATTTCTCCAGGTTGACATCCAGGTGGACTTCCTACGATTTTCCAAAGCTTGAAGCTTTCACTGGAATGGACTCAAGTTGTCTCtgtattttccattttcactGTTTGTAATAAACGTTTTCATTAAAGAAAAACTGATTTTAAGTCATAACTAAGATCCATTTTCAGTTTTGATAACTTTTGCTGCAGGACCATAATCGGGATCTTCCCGTTCTCTCTTTATAGGTGCAGCtgttaaagggaaaaaacacaaacaaaaaagaaaatacaaattagATAAGAAATAATCTTAACACAGACTACAATATGTTCCCAAGACTACATTTTGAAGCAGAA
This window of the Maylandia zebra isolate NMK-2024a linkage group LG16, Mzebra_GT3a, whole genome shotgun sequence genome carries:
- the mettl5 gene encoding rRNA N(6)-adenosine-methyltransferase METTL5, coding for MKLKELESCLQQVDTFEEPKILLEQYPTSAHIAACMLYTIQSTFDDIEGKLVADLGCGCGVLSIGAAMLDAGLCVGFDIDDDALDIFRRNAEEFEISNVDLIQCDMCRLEPEAYAEKFDTVIMNPPFGTKHNQGMDMKFLRAALTMAKTAVYSLHKMSTREHIQKKANDWGVKMEVIAELRYDLPASYKFHKKKSVDIQVDFLRFSKA